CCGACGCGGGTCGGGGTGGCGTGGTCCGGGGTGGTGCGGTCGATCGTGGCGAGCTGCTCGCGGGGCATGGCTTCCTCCGTGTCCGTCGGTGCGGGGTGAGATCAGCTCATCACTGTCCGTGCCTGAACACTGCGTCAGAATCCACACAACGAAAGCGCTCCACCCCACACCCACCCGGACCAACCCCCCCGCCCAGCGAAGCTCCAACGGAGTGAACGGCCCGTTCGTCCAACGGCATTGGTCGAACGGTCCGTTCACTCAATTCCGGGTGTCGAGCGAGCCGCGGGGGTGGAGTGAACGGCCTGTTCGTCCAACGGGATTGGGCAAAGGGTCCGTTCGCTCCGGATGGGGTGCTCCCGCGGCGCGCGCCGCCTGGCGGTCAGGTGCGCAGGGCCGCGGCGACGTGGGAGTGCGCCATGTCGGCGACGGTGCGCAGGTCCGCCAGCGGCGTCCCGGCAAGGTGCAGCACGGTGAGCGACTGGTTCACCGCGCTCACGTACAGCGCCAGGTCGTCGAGTTCCGTCACCGACGACGTCCCTTCCGCCGGGCGCAGTGCCGCCCGTACCTCGGCGCGCTGCCCGTCGAGCGCGTTCCCCACGGCGTCGCGCACGGGATCATCGAGTTCGGCGGTCTCCGCGGCGAGCCGGGTGATCAGGCAGCCCGCCGGTACCTCCGGTTCGGCGAGCCGTTCCAGCACGGCGTCGTAGAAGGCGCGGATCGCCGCGACGGGATCGTCGGGGTGGGCGCGCAGCGCGTGCGAGAGCCGGGAGCCGAACAGCTCGGCGTAGCGGTGCAGGCTGAGCCGGAACAGCTGTTCCTTGCTGCCGAAGGTGGAGTACAGCGAGCCGCGCCCGAGTCCGGTGGCGGCGAGCAGCCTGCTCAGGCTTGCCTCGGCGTAGCCGTGTTCCCAGAACACGTGCATCGCGCCGTCCAGGGCGACGTCGACGTCGAACTGCTTGCGTCCTGCCATCCGCGCACTCCCCTCGACCATGTTTGACCGATCGTTCCAACATGGCTAGCGTAGGTCGAACCGGCCGGGTCGGGCCACTCAAGTGGGCCGTCCGCTCGGCGCCGAGCGATACCGGCCGGTCCTTCTTCTCCTTCGTCGAACACGGAGTTTCCTCGTGACCTCAACCGAAGTCCCGCACGGCCCCGGATCGGTCGCCTCGGCGCCACGACTGCCAGCGGGGTTCACCGACGTCTTCCGCGACCACTACGTGACGGTCGACGGCCTCCGGTCGCACTACCTCGCGGGTGGTGGCGGGTCGCCGCTGCTGGTGCTCGGAGGCTGGCCGCAGAACTGGTACCAGTGGCGATTCGTGCTCCTGGAGCTCGCCGAGCGGTTCTCCGTGGTGGCCGTCGATCCGCGCGGCGTGAACCTGACCGACAAGCCCGCGACCGGCTACGACTCCGGGACGCTGGCCGCCGACCTCGTGGGGCTCATGCGCGCGCTGGGGCATGAGCGGTTCGCGCTCGTCGCCCATGACATCGGGGTGTGGACCGGCTACGCGCTGGCCGCTGACCATCCCGGCGTGCTGGAGCGGGCCGTGCTCGCCGAAGCGATCGTGCCGGGGCTGTCCGATTCGCCGCCGCTGCTGGCCGATCGCCGGACCAGCGATCTCCTGTGGCACTTCAACTTCAACCGCGCGCTCGGCGTGAACGAACGGCTGGTCCAAGGGCGGGAGGAGATCTACTTCGGCCACCAGTTCGCGACCAAGGCGGCCACGCCGACGGCGATCCCCGAGCATGCCGTCCAGGTGTACGTCGACGCCGTGCGCGATCCGGAGGCGTTGCGGGCCAGCTTCGATTACTACCGCGCCATCGACGCGATCATCGAGCAGAACCAGGTGCGAAGGAAGGCGAAACTAGCCCTGCCGCTGCTCACGATCGCGGGCGCGGAGTCCGTCGGCGACCTCATGGCGGCCGAGTTCGATGCGGTGGCAGAGGACGTGACCAGCGTGGTGCTGCCGGGTACCGGGCACTACGTCCCCGAGGAGAACGCGGCCGGCATGCTGGCCGCGATGCGCCCGTTCCTCGCCGAGTACCTCGCGGCGGCCTGACGTCGGTGCGGGGCTCGCGGCTGTCCGCGAGCCCCGCACCGCGCTCAGGTCAGGGAGGGGGCGACGCCGCCGTCGACGCGCAGTGCGGCGCCGGTGGTCGCCGAGCCCGCCTCGGAGCCCGCGTAGAGCACCAGGTTCGCCACTTCTTCCGGGCGGATCAGCCTGCCGAGCAGGGAACTCGGGCGTTCCTCGGCGATGAACCGGCGTTCGGCCTCTTCGAACGGCACGTCGGCGCCGACTCGGCTGCTGATGAACTCGGCGACGCCGGGGGTGAGGGTCGGGCCGGGCAGCACGCTGTTCACGGTGACTCCGGTGCCCTTCACCTCCTGGGCCATGCCGCGCGCCACGGAGAGCTGGGCGGTCTTGGTCATCCCGTAGTGCACCATCTCGGTCGGGATGAAGATCGAGGACTCGCTGCTGATGAAGATCACCCGGCCCCAGCCGCGCTCGACCATGCGGGGCGCGTAGTGCCGGGCGAGGCGCACTCCGGACAACACGTTGACCTCGAAGAACCGGCTCCACTCGGCATCGCTGATCTCGAAGACCGGAGTGGCGGAGAAGATCCCGGCGTTGTTCACCAGGACGTCCACGTCGGGCAGCTCGGCGATGAGCGACTCGGCGCCCTCCGCGGTGCCGATGTCCGCGGCGATCCCGCGCACGGTGCCGCCGGTGTCGGCGCGCAAGGTCTCGGCGGTGGCGTCCACGCGTTCGCGGGACCTGCCGTTGACCACGACGTCGGCTCCGGCGCGGGCGAAGCTCGCGGCGATCGCCTGGCCGATTCCGCTGGTGGAGCCGGTGACCAGCGCGGTGCGGCCGGACATGTCGGTGTTCATCGATGCTCGCTTTCTCGTGGCGTCTCCCGTCGGGTGCCCAGGGCGGGCCGTCCCGACGCGCAGGGTGCGTGAGCCGAAACCACGCTTGAGCGGGTAGTTGCGCACGCTTGATAAATAGTTGCACGCGCCTTCTATCTGCGCAAGCTGCTAGACTGGGAGGGGAGATCGAGCTCACCGGCCGTGGGGGCTCACCGGTAGGAGGTGCGCGAGTGGGTATCGCCGACGACGCGGTCGAAGTGCGCGCGCAAGGCTGGCGCACGCTCGCCGCGCTGCACGGAATGCTGGAGACGGCGCTGGAGAAAGCGCTCAGCACCGGACACGGCCTGTCCGTCGTCGAATACACCGTGCTCGACGCGCTCAGCCGCCAGGACGGTTGGCACATGCGGATGCAGCAGCTCAGCCGTGCCGCCGCACTCAGCGGCAGCGCCACGACGAGGCTCGTGACCAGGCTCGAAGACCGCGGCCTGCTCACCCGCATCCTGTGCAAGGACGACCGCCGCGGCATCTACACGGAGCTCACCGACGAAGGCCGCGCCCTGCTGGAGCAGGCCCGCCCGACCCACGACGCGGCGCTGGAGAAGTCCCTCGCCGAAGCCGAACAGGTACCGGAGCTCAGCGATCTGGTCGACGCCTTCCACCGCGTCACCGCCCGCACCTGACTCCCGCCGCCCCGTCGAAGTGAACGGACCGTTCGCCCAACAGGATTGGACGAACGGTCCGTTCACTTTTCCGCCTCGATTCGCGGAGGCCGTCCGTGGGGTGAACGGACCGTTGGTCCAAGGAGTTTGGGCGAACGGTCCGTTCACTCTTTCCGGACCGCACGATTCGGGGGTGGCTCGCGGAGGCCGTTCGTGGGGTGAACGGACCGTTGGTCCAACGGGTTTGGGCGAACGGTCCGTTCACTCGCTTCGGGGCTGAATCGTGCTCGGGGCGTGGTGGCTGCCGGCGTGCTCGGGGTGAGCGGACCGTTGGTCCAGTGGGATTGGACGGACGGACCGTTCGCTTCAGCGGGGGAGGGGCTCGGGCTTCTGCCAGGTGAGGGAGTAGCGCCAGAGCAGCAGGCGGCGGTACCGGGAGCCGGGGAGCAGCACTTGCGCGGTGCGGCGCACGTCGTCCCACGTCATCGTGGGCTCCTGGGTGGGCATGCCGGGCGGCTCGGTGACGCCGCCGTGGCGGCGGGCGAGCACGCGGTGCGCCGGGATCGCGGCGAGGTCCACCGCCCAGTCCAGCGGCGTGTGGTGCCGGGCCAGGCCGATGACCATCAGCGTGCCGCCGGGCGAGAGCATCCGCGCCATCCCGGTGAGCGCCGAGGCGAAGTCGATGTGGTGCAGCGAGGCGACGCAGCAGATGAACCCGTACTCGCCGTCGCGCGCCTTCGCCTCGAAGTCCACGAAGTCACTGTCCACAAAGGATGCGTTGGTGAGGTCGGTGGTGGCCTTGCGGGCTTCCCGGATCATCGAGCGGGAGCGGTCGATCCCGATGACGCGCCTGGTCTTGGCGGCGAGCTTGCGCACCAGGGTCCCGTCGCCGCATCCGATGTCGAGCGCGCTGTCGCAGTCGTCGGGCACCGCGTCGAGCACGCGCGGGTGGTAGTGCACGTTGTGATTCCAAGGCTCCCCAGACACTTGCTCACCCTAACCGCCTGCGCGGTGGCTTCCGGCGGGTCACCAGGGCGTGCTCCTGGGATCTGAAAACCCGCCGAGGTGGTGTCCAAGAACGGAGAATTTCGTTGCGCGGCAAGAGGATTCTCGATACCTGAGGCTGCGCCGATCACTCCTCGCCACGGTGTCCTCCCGCCCTCGGCGAACGGGACGAACCCGTCTCCTGGCGCAGACGTAGTGCAAAAGTGACCCCGCCGCCACCTGCCGTGCCGGGCATCTGTTCACACCGCGTCCCCATCGGAGCCATCCGGCAGGGACTGCGCAGGCGCCAGCACGCACCGGGTGCGGCGCCCGAAGATGGTGGTCATGCACTTGTTGTTGTGGTTGCACAGCGAACGGGTGCGCGGCCGCTGCTGCAGCTGGTTGATCAGGTCCGGCTCGCGCAGCAACGCCCGAGCCATGGCGACGAACTGGAAACCGTCGCCCATCGCCCGGTCCATGACCTCGCGGCCGGTGACGCCGCCGAGGAGGATCAGCGGGAGGTCCACCGCGGCGCGGATCTGGCGGGCGTCTTCGAGCAGGTAGCCGTCCTCGTACGGGTAACCGCGCAGCAGGCGCGGGCCGGCGAGCTTGACGGCGCTCTTGATCGGCCCCGGCAGCTGCGCGGCGAAGTCGTGCACCGGGGCGTCACCTCGGAACAGGTACATGGGGTTGAGCAGGGAGCTGCCGACCGTCATCTCCAGGGCGTCCACCGTGCCCTCCTGCTCGAGCCACTGCGCCACCACGGCCGCCTCGTCCAGCCAGAAGCCGCCGGGCACGCCGTCGTCCATGTTCAGCTTCGCGAGGATCGCGATGCGGTCGCCGACCGCGTCCCGCACGGCCCGGGTGATCTCGAGCGCGAGGCGCGCTCGGTTCCGCAACGGGCCGCCGTAGTCGTCCTTGCGGTGGTTGAGCTTGGGGCTCAGGAAGGAGCTCGCGAGGTAGTTGTGCCCGAGGTGCACTTCGACGGCGTCGAACCCCGCCTCGATCGCCATCCGGGCCGCCGATCCGTGCGCGCGGACGATCCGCGCGAGGTCGAGGCGGCTCGCCGGTGTGGTGCGCATGGTCAGCGGGTGGAGCGTCCGGCCGGGCGACAGCGCGGGGCCGCCGGTGCTCCAGGGGTTGCCCACCGGGCCCGCATGGCCGATCTGCGCGGACGCGGCGGCGCCCTCGGCGTGCACGGCGTCGGTGAGCCGCCGCAGCCCCGGCAGCGCTTCGGGGCGCCAGTGGATCTGGTGGCCGTCGGTGCGCCCCTCCGGTGAGACCGCGCAGTAGGCCACGGTCGTCATCCCGACTCCGCCCGCGGCGTGGGCGACGTGGAAGTCGATGAGCGCGTCGGTGGCCAGGCCGCCGCGCGCCCGCTTCTCGTACGTCGCGGCTTTGATGGTGCGGTTGCGCAGCGTCAACGGCCCGAGCGCGGCGGGTGCGAACACGTGCGGCGCGCGGTGCGCCGCGGAGTGCTGGGGCATCGTCTCCTCCTTGAGCCGATGGGGTTCCGGTCGCCGGGAGCTCCCCGCGCACGGGCGCCGACGGCACCGGATCACGGTGCGGCGCGGGGCTTTCGCACGTCGGGGGACCTCAGCTTCCGGACGTAGCCGAGGAGTTCGCGCAGGCGTCCGGGGCGCGGCCAGGCGTCGGGTCGGAAGTAGGCGTCCGATCCGCCGTCGACGAACACGACGCTGCCGACGAGGAAGTCCGCGGCGTCGGAGAGCATGAAGACCACCCAGTCGCCCAGCTGCTCGGCGTCGCCGTAGCCGCCGATGGGAACGGGGAACGACTCGACGGCCCGGGACTCGGCCGGGCTCGACAGCAGCCGTTCGACCATCGGGGTCCTGATCGCGCCGGGGGCGAGGGCGTTGAGCCGGATGCCCGCGCCCGCCCACTCGGGCAGCACCGCGCGGCGGCGCACCCAGTGGCTCACCGCGAGCTTCGACGCGGCGTAGATCATCAGCGGGGCGGCTCGGCCGAAGTGCCTGACGCTGCGGATCGCCTTCTCCGGGTCGCCGTCGAGGAAGGCGGTGATCGTGCGGCGCGGGACCAGCGGGGTGGTCGTCGTGGCGTTGCTGGAGAACACGACCACCTTGGCCTTCTCCGCCGCGGCGAGAGCGGGCCGCCAGGCTTCGAGCAGCTCGACGACGCCGAAGTAGTTGACCTGGGCGACCGCCGGTCCGCTGCCGGGAGCCGGCCCCAGTCCTGCGGCGAGGACGGCACCGTCGAGGCGCCCGCCCGCCGCGCGCAGCACACCTGCCGCCGCCGCGCGCCGGCCTTCCGGTGTCGAGAGGTCGGCGGGGACGTCGGCTTCTTCGACGTCGACCCCGATGACGGTGTGGCCCGCGGCGCGAAGCTTGTCGGCCGCGGCCTTTCCCATGCCGGACGCGGATCCGGTCACGGCGTGCACGCCCATGACCCACCTCCCTGCCGGTGCGACGACACTGCGGGCCCCTTTCCGCATGACCTGCGTAGCTGGTCGCTCAGCGGCTTCCGCGCTGCCCGTTTTCCTGGTGTGGCCGCGATTTCTCGTGTGGCAGCCCTACACGGCGAAATCGCTGTCTTCGCGAGGAAGCCGCTGAGGACCCGCCGGTGGTCGTGTTGCTCAAGCCGGTCACTGCTCAGTGGCTGCGCCACTGACGAGACACCGATCAACAGACTGCGAGGACTCCCGACACCTTATTGGCTCACTGAGACAAAAACAATGGTTCGGTTATCCTCCGGGCGATGTCCACCACCGATGCGGGCGGTCCCGCTCCCCGCCGCGGTCGCCCGACGGTGCTCGATCGCGGTGCGGTCGCCACGGCCACGTTCCGGCTCTGGACCGAGCACGGTTACGACGCGGTCGGCTGGAGCGACATCGCGGAGGCGACCGGGGTCAGCGTGCGCACGCTCGTCCGGCACTTCTCCCGCAAGTCCGAGATCGCGTGGGTCGGCGTGCCCGCCGCCACGAAGCGGCTCCGCGAGGCGTTGCGCGCCACGCCGGACGACCTCCCCGTCGGCGACGCGGTCCGGCGGAGCGTCCTGGCCTCGGTCTCGCACGACCCGATGCTGGCGTCCGCCGGTGTCGATTGGGTGCGCGTCGTCTACGCGCAGGAGGAGATCGCCGGTTCCGCCGGAGCCGCCTACCGGCCGTGGATCGAGGAACTCGCCGGGTACATCGCCGGGCGCGTCCCCGAGATCACCCGGGCGGCCGCGACGGCCGTCGCGAGCGGCTACCAGGCGGCGACGTTCGCGGCGCTCGTCGCCTGGAGCGAGGGCGGGGCGCGCGGCGACGCCGTGGCCGCGACCGACGAAGCGCTGCGATGGCTGGAGATTCCGCCCCGCCCGCGAACAGGGTGAGCCACCCGGATCTGAGCGGCGCGAGAAGGGAACGGCCCCGTCCGGTTGACCGGACGGGGCCGCACGAGGGGTGCCGGGGGCGGGAGCGGTGGGAACGACTACCGCCCCCGGCTTCGGATCAGCCGGAGGCCGGGCGCACGGCCTCCGTCGCGCTGATCACGTTCTTGAGCGCGGTCTCCACCTCCGCGTAGCCGCGGGTCTTGAGACCGCAGTCCGGGTTGACCCACAGGCGTTCCGCGGGCACCGCCGCCAGCGCCGCCTTCAGCAGGTCGGTGACCTCCCCGGCTTCCGGGACGCGCGGCGAGTGGATGTCGTACACGCCCGGCCCGACCCCGCGGGCGAACCCGACCGCGTTGAGGTCGTCGAGCACCTCCATGCGCGAGCGGGCCGCCTCGATGCTCGTCACGTCCGCGTCCAGCGCCACGATCGCGTTGATCACGTCGCCGAACTCCGAGTAGCACAGGTGGGTGTGGATCTGGGTGCTCTCGGCGATGCCGGAGGTGGCGAGGCGGAACGATTCCACCGCCCAGTCCAGGTAGTCCTGGTGCGCGGCGGAACGCAGCGGCAGCAGTTCGCGCAGCGCGGGCTCGTCGACCTGGATCACCCGGATGCCCGCGTTCTCCAAGTCCTTGACCTCGTCCCGGATGGCGAGCGCGACCTGCCGCGCGGTGTCGCCCAACGGCTGGTCGTCGCGCACGAACGACCAGGCGAGGATGGTGACCGGTCCGGTCAGCATGCCCTTCACCGGTTTCTCGGTGAGCCGCTGCGCGTACTTCGCCCAGTCCACCGTGATCGGCTCGGGCCGGGACACGTCGCCGAACAGGATCGGCGGGCGCACGCAGCGCGACCCGTAGGACTGCACCCAGCCGTTGTGGGTGCTCACGAATCCGTCCAGGTGCTCGGAGAAGTACTGCACCATGTCGTTGCGCTCCGGCTCGCCGTGCACCAGCACGTCGAGGCCCAGGTCTTCCTGCAGCCGGATGACGCGTTCGATCTCGTCCCGCATCCGCTGCTTGTAGGTGGCCTGGTCGATGCTGCCGGAGCGCAGTGCGGCGCGAGCCTTGCGCACGTCGGTGGTCTGCGGGAAGGAGCCGATCGTCGTCGTCGGCAGCGGCGGCAGGCGCAGCGATTTCCGCTGCGCGGCGAGCCGTTTCGCGTAGTCCCCGCGCTGGGCGTGCTCGGGTTTGAGCGCGGTGAGCCGGGCCTGCACCCGGTCGTTGCGCACCCGTTCGGCGTTCGCCCGGTCCGCGATGCGCCGGCGGCCGTCCTCCAGCTGCTCGGACACCGAGTCGCGGCCCTGGTGCAGCGCGCGGTCGAGGACGACGACCTCGTCGACCTTCTGCGCCGCGAACGCCAGCCACGACTTCACCTGCGGGTCGATGTCGGTCTCGGCTTCGACGTCGTAGGGCACGTGCAGCAGCGAGCACGAGGTGCTCACGGCCACCTCGCCCGCGAGGCCCAGCAGCGTCGCCGCTTTCGCCAGCGCCCCGTCCAGGTCGGTGCGCCAGATGTTGCGGCCGTCGACCAGGCCCGCGACCAGCGTCTTGTCCCGGAGCCCGGAGACCGACGGCAGTTCGTCGACGGTGCGTTGACCTGCGACGAGGTCCACGCCGAGCGCTTCGACCGGTGAGGACGCCAGCACGCCCAGCGCATCGCCGAGGTCGCCGAAGTAGGAGGCGACCAGGATCTTCGGGCGCTGCGCGAGCTCGCCGAGCCTGCGGTAGGCGGTGCGCAGCGCGTCCAGGTCGGCCTGCGAGCGGTCCGCGGCGAACGCCGGTTCGTCCAGCTGGACCCACTCCACGCCCGCGCGGTGCAGCTCGCCCAGCAGTTCCGCGTAGGCCGAGACGAGCTCGTCGACCTTGTCCAGCGGCCGGAACGACGCGGGCGCGCCGTCCCGCGGCTTCGACAGCAGCAGGAACGTCAGCGGGCCGACCACGACCGGGCGGGTCTTGACGCCCAGCTCAGCGGCTTCGTGGTACTGGTCCACCACGGTCTGGTCGGACAGCCGGAACGCGGTCTCCGGGCCGATCTCCGGCACGATGTAGTGGTAGTTCGTGTCAAACCACTTAGTCATCTCCAGCGGTGGCGCGGATTCCACGCCGCGCGCCATCGCGAAGTAGGTGTCGAGCGGGCTCAGCCCCAGCTCCGCGAAGCGGGGCGGTACCGCGCCGAAGGTGACGGCGGCGTCGAGAACCTGGTCGTAGTAGGAGGAAGTGTTCCCCGGCACGGAGTCCAGACCGGCATCGCGCAGCGAGCGCCACGCGTCGGTGCGCAGCGTGCGGGCGACTTCGCGCAGCTCCGGCTCACCGATGCGGGACTTCCAGTAGTTCTCCAGTGCCCGTTTCAGTTCCCGGTTCGGTCCGATCCTGGGATACCCGAGCACGGTGGATCCGATGGTGCTGGTCAACGCTCTCTCCTCGCGAGCTGGACGACAGTTCTGCGAGGTTCGGGCAGGCGTGATCGGCACCCGTCGCCGCGGACGGCGACTCGTCGACCAGGTCCTCCCGCGAGACCTCGCAACAGCGCGCGTCGCGTGGACGCGCGCACCGGCGGCAGGTCTTCGGACTCGTGGGCGTTCCCGGAGGACCGGGGTTCCTACTGGCCGTCGCTTCCCGAGCTCGCGCCCAGTGCTGTGACCGGTCTTCTCAGACCGGTGACGGCGTTCGTTCCCACTCACCGCTGCGGGGCAGTCCCGGATTCGCACCGGGTTCCCTCTTGCCTCGCGCAGCGCCGCTTTCGCAGAGCTGTGCGAACCACCAGCACTTCGGAGGCTACTTGCTTCTGGCGGGAAGACAAGGCCTTGACGTCCCGGTCACCCGGCGTGCACGTGGCCGCGCACGCGAGGATTTCCCGGCCCGGCGGGCAACCCGCGGCGCTCGGGAGCGTCTTCAGGACAGGTGGGGGGAGCGGTTCCCGTCCTGCCGAGCAGGTGGATTCGAGAGGGAGAAAACTGTGGGGATCAACGGAATTCGAGTAACCGTGAGCATCGGTGCGTTGGCCGCGGCGATGGCCCTGGCCCCGTTCGGCGTCGCCACCGCGGATTCGACCGAGACGTCCACAGTGGACTTGAACGGTGATGGGACGCCGGACACCGCGACGCTGGCCGCCGTCGGTGACGGCTCGCGGCAGGTCCTCAAGTTCACAGTGGACGGACGCGTCACCGAGGCGACGCTGACCGGTGACGCCTACGCCGGTACGCGGCCCATGCGGGTGCTCGACGTCAACCACGACGGCAAGCAGGAACTGCTGGTGAGCGAGTCCGTCGGGGCGAACACCGAGTGGTTCGGCGTCTGGGATCTCGGCGCCGACGGCGCCCCGCGCGAGATGACCACTCAGGACGGTCGGCCGCTCAAGATCAACGAAGGTGGCGGCGTCGCCGCGCGGCTCGGCTACGAGTGCGCCCCGGCGGGGTCGGACGGCCGCGTGCTGATCACCCTCGCGGCGTCGAACGAGAGCCAGACGACCGAACCCGCCTACGACGGCAAGCGCGTCGCCTACGACGTGCGCGACGGCGTGGCCGCTCCGGTCGACGAGTACCCGTTCGCCGGGGTCGGCCAGGACGACCCGGTGCTGGTCGTGGAGCCCGGCAGCTGCGCGTGAGCGGACGTCGGGGCCGTCGTGCCGGAGAGCGGCGCGGCGGCCCCGGCGCACGTCCTCCGGCCGTGCGGCCGTGACTCCTTTGTGACCGTTCAGCGGGTTCGAGGACCCGTAGCGGGGTCCGTTCCCGGGCTGAGTTGTCGATCAGCTTGCCGTTCGATACCGGCTCTGCAACGCCGATGGCGTCGGTACCACTGTCGACGGAGTGGCCGGTTACCCTGCTTCCTGCAGCTCACGTGAGCGATGCGCGGGCCCTCGTAGCTCAGCTGGACAGAGCAAAGGACTTCTAATCCTTAGGTCGCAGGTTCGAGTCCTGCCGGGGGCGCTTTTTCCTGGTCACCGGGCGCAGAGCCGATCTCGATCAAGATCGGCTCTGACCTTACCCCCACTCCGCGCGGTAGTCGCACGGAGTGCGGCGGCAGCCGGATCGACGTGCGCCTCGCGGGGAAGGCGTAGGGTCGGGGTACCGGAGGCGATCGGCTGCCGGTGACCGCGAGTGCCGCCGCAGGCGCCCCGCGGTCGTCCCGATCGACATCGCGCCGGAACCGCCGAGATGATCTCGGCCTCGTCGAATCCACACTGCACTCGTGCCTCCGCGATCGCGGACGGCGCCGCAGTGCCCGGTCTCCCTCCGGTGCCGAAGACGGGGCCGACGTCCGGCACGAACGCACTTCCAGAGCTGCGGAGCGGTGGAAGGCCGACCGAGCCGCGCAGCGAGCGTCCGCCGAGCGGACGTGATCGCGCACCCGCCGCAGCCGATTCACCTGACGCATGAGGAGATTTCGATGAACACGCACACCCAGCAGTGGTCCACCGACGTCGTCGTGGAGCCCGCGGTGTTCAGCCACCCCGAGGACCAGCAGCCCGCCCCGCGCCC
This window of the Saccharopolyspora gloriosae genome carries:
- a CDS encoding TetR/AcrR family transcriptional regulator yields the protein MAGRKQFDVDVALDGAMHVFWEHGYAEASLSRLLAATGLGRGSLYSTFGSKEQLFRLSLHRYAELFGSRLSHALRAHPDDPVAAIRAFYDAVLERLAEPEVPAGCLITRLAAETAELDDPVRDAVGNALDGQRAEVRAALRPAEGTSSVTELDDLALYVSAVNQSLTVLHLAGTPLADLRTVADMAHSHVAAALRT
- a CDS encoding alpha/beta hydrolase produces the protein MTSTEVPHGPGSVASAPRLPAGFTDVFRDHYVTVDGLRSHYLAGGGGSPLLVLGGWPQNWYQWRFVLLELAERFSVVAVDPRGVNLTDKPATGYDSGTLAADLVGLMRALGHERFALVAHDIGVWTGYALAADHPGVLERAVLAEAIVPGLSDSPPLLADRRTSDLLWHFNFNRALGVNERLVQGREEIYFGHQFATKAATPTAIPEHAVQVYVDAVRDPEALRASFDYYRAIDAIIEQNQVRRKAKLALPLLTIAGAESVGDLMAAEFDAVAEDVTSVVLPGTGHYVPEENAAGMLAAMRPFLAEYLAAA
- a CDS encoding SDR family NAD(P)-dependent oxidoreductase, translated to MNTDMSGRTALVTGSTSGIGQAIAASFARAGADVVVNGRSRERVDATAETLRADTGGTVRGIAADIGTAEGAESLIAELPDVDVLVNNAGIFSATPVFEISDAEWSRFFEVNVLSGVRLARHYAPRMVERGWGRVIFISSESSIFIPTEMVHYGMTKTAQLSVARGMAQEVKGTGVTVNSVLPGPTLTPGVAEFISSRVGADVPFEEAERRFIAEERPSSLLGRLIRPEEVANLVLYAGSEAGSATTGAALRVDGGVAPSLT
- a CDS encoding MarR family transcriptional regulator, encoding MGIADDAVEVRAQGWRTLAALHGMLETALEKALSTGHGLSVVEYTVLDALSRQDGWHMRMQQLSRAAALSGSATTRLVTRLEDRGLLTRILCKDDRRGIYTELTDEGRALLEQARPTHDAALEKSLAEAEQVPELSDLVDAFHRVTART
- a CDS encoding methyltransferase domain-containing protein, with the protein product MSGEPWNHNVHYHPRVLDAVPDDCDSALDIGCGDGTLVRKLAAKTRRVIGIDRSRSMIREARKATTDLTNASFVDSDFVDFEAKARDGEYGFICCVASLHHIDFASALTGMARMLSPGGTLMVIGLARHHTPLDWAVDLAAIPAHRVLARRHGGVTEPPGMPTQEPTMTWDDVRRTAQVLLPGSRYRRLLLWRYSLTWQKPEPLPR
- a CDS encoding NADH:flavin oxidoreductase, whose product is MPQHSAAHRAPHVFAPAALGPLTLRNRTIKAATYEKRARGGLATDALIDFHVAHAAGGVGMTTVAYCAVSPEGRTDGHQIHWRPEALPGLRRLTDAVHAEGAAASAQIGHAGPVGNPWSTGGPALSPGRTLHPLTMRTTPASRLDLARIVRAHGSAARMAIEAGFDAVEVHLGHNYLASSFLSPKLNHRKDDYGGPLRNRARLALEITRAVRDAVGDRIAILAKLNMDDGVPGGFWLDEAAVVAQWLEQEGTVDALEMTVGSSLLNPMYLFRGDAPVHDFAAQLPGPIKSAVKLAGPRLLRGYPYEDGYLLEDARQIRAAVDLPLILLGGVTGREVMDRAMGDGFQFVAMARALLREPDLINQLQQRPRTRSLCNHNNKCMTTIFGRRTRCVLAPAQSLPDGSDGDAV
- a CDS encoding SDR family oxidoreductase encodes the protein MGVHAVTGSASGMGKAAADKLRAAGHTVIGVDVEEADVPADLSTPEGRRAAAAGVLRAAGGRLDGAVLAAGLGPAPGSGPAVAQVNYFGVVELLEAWRPALAAAEKAKVVVFSSNATTTTPLVPRRTITAFLDGDPEKAIRSVRHFGRAAPLMIYAASKLAVSHWVRRRAVLPEWAGAGIRLNALAPGAIRTPMVERLLSSPAESRAVESFPVPIGGYGDAEQLGDWVVFMLSDAADFLVGSVVFVDGGSDAYFRPDAWPRPGRLRELLGYVRKLRSPDVRKPRAAP
- a CDS encoding TetR/AcrR family transcriptional regulator, yielding MSTTDAGGPAPRRGRPTVLDRGAVATATFRLWTEHGYDAVGWSDIAEATGVSVRTLVRHFSRKSEIAWVGVPAATKRLREALRATPDDLPVGDAVRRSVLASVSHDPMLASAGVDWVRVVYAQEEIAGSAGAAYRPWIEELAGYIAGRVPEITRAAATAVASGYQAATFAALVAWSEGGARGDAVAATDEALRWLEIPPRPRTG
- the metE gene encoding 5-methyltetrahydropteroyltriglutamate--homocysteine S-methyltransferase, with amino-acid sequence MTSTIGSTVLGYPRIGPNRELKRALENYWKSRIGEPELREVARTLRTDAWRSLRDAGLDSVPGNTSSYYDQVLDAAVTFGAVPPRFAELGLSPLDTYFAMARGVESAPPLEMTKWFDTNYHYIVPEIGPETAFRLSDQTVVDQYHEAAELGVKTRPVVVGPLTFLLLSKPRDGAPASFRPLDKVDELVSAYAELLGELHRAGVEWVQLDEPAFAADRSQADLDALRTAYRRLGELAQRPKILVASYFGDLGDALGVLASSPVEALGVDLVAGQRTVDELPSVSGLRDKTLVAGLVDGRNIWRTDLDGALAKAATLLGLAGEVAVSTSCSLLHVPYDVEAETDIDPQVKSWLAFAAQKVDEVVVLDRALHQGRDSVSEQLEDGRRRIADRANAERVRNDRVQARLTALKPEHAQRGDYAKRLAAQRKSLRLPPLPTTTIGSFPQTTDVRKARAALRSGSIDQATYKQRMRDEIERVIRLQEDLGLDVLVHGEPERNDMVQYFSEHLDGFVSTHNGWVQSYGSRCVRPPILFGDVSRPEPITVDWAKYAQRLTEKPVKGMLTGPVTILAWSFVRDDQPLGDTARQVALAIRDEVKDLENAGIRVIQVDEPALRELLPLRSAAHQDYLDWAVESFRLATSGIAESTQIHTHLCYSEFGDVINAIVALDADVTSIEAARSRMEVLDDLNAVGFARGVGPGVYDIHSPRVPEAGEVTDLLKAALAAVPAERLWVNPDCGLKTRGYAEVETALKNVISATEAVRPASG
- a CDS encoding FG-GAP-like repeat-containing protein, which produces MSIGALAAAMALAPFGVATADSTETSTVDLNGDGTPDTATLAAVGDGSRQVLKFTVDGRVTEATLTGDAYAGTRPMRVLDVNHDGKQELLVSESVGANTEWFGVWDLGADGAPREMTTQDGRPLKINEGGGVAARLGYECAPAGSDGRVLITLAASNESQTTEPAYDGKRVAYDVRDGVAAPVDEYPFAGVGQDDPVLVVEPGSCA